The nucleotide window CAAGACGATGATCCGGGCGCTTCCTGATGAACATCAGCAAGCCGTGTTGTACGCGCGGTACATCAACTGTGACCGCTGGGAAACCATTGCGTTTGATATGCACTATAGCTGGCGAGGTATTTTTGGGCTCCACGGCGAAGCATTGAAAGCTTTTGAAAGAGTGCATAGAAGTGCACTATTGAAAGGCGTATAATAGTAGCATGAAGAGTTGCGATAAAGGAACCTAGTTGCCAGTCTGTGTGTGGGCCTCGAACTGGTGGCGGGTTCCTTTTTTCGTTGCCGGAGGTGGTGAACGTGTAGATGGCATTGACAGAAAAACAACGACGGTTTGTGGACTATTACATTGAGACCGGGAATGCCAGCGAGGCAGCGAGGCGGGCAGGATACAAGCTTGAAAACGCGGATGCCACAGGGCGGGAAAACCTGCGAAAACCTACGGTCAAGGCGGCTATCGCAGAGCGGCTCAAGGTGCTGGAAGACGCGCGGATCGCCAAAGCGGATGAAGTGCTGAAATTTCTGACGGCGACGCTGCGCGGGCAGGTGCCGGAGCCTCATGTCATGGTGGAAGGAACCGGTGAGGGCTGTAGCAAGGCGAGGACCCTCGAAACAGCGCCCTCCGTCCGGGACCGAATTGAGGCGGGGAAGCAGCTGCTCAAGCGATACCCGACAGAAATGGATGCAAAAGAGCAGAAGCTGCGGCTGGCGAAACTGGAGCAGGAAGTAAAAGCCACGGC belongs to Megasphaera vaginalis (ex Bordigoni et al. 2020) and includes:
- a CDS encoding terminase small subunit; the encoded protein is MALTEKQRRFVDYYIETGNASEAARRAGYKLENADATGRENLRKPTVKAAIAERLKVLEDARIAKADEVLKFLTATLRGQVPEPHVMVEGTGEGCSKARTLETAPSVRDRIEAGKQLLKRYPTEMDAKEQKLRLAKLEQEVKATAQDADDNVQIVDDVGEEAHEDSQVE